One genomic region from Bubalus bubalis isolate 160015118507 breed Murrah chromosome 24, NDDB_SH_1, whole genome shotgun sequence encodes:
- the IFT22 gene encoding intraflagellar transport protein 22 homolog: MLKAKILFVGPCESGKTVLANFLTESSDITEYNPTQGVRILEFENPHVTSNNKGTGCEFELWDCGGDPKFESCWPALMKDSHGVVIVFNADIPSHLKEIETWYSCFVQQQFLQNTQCLLIAHHKPGSGSDKENPALAPPLNKLKLVHSNLEDDPEEIRMEFIKYLRSIINSVSENRDREEMSIIT; the protein is encoded by the exons ATGCTGAAGGCCAAGATCCTCTTTGTGGGGCCCTGCGAG AGTGGAAAAACCGTTTTGGCCAACTTTCTGACAGAATCTTCTGACATCACTGAATACAACCCAACCCAAGGAGTGAG GATCCTGGAATTCGAGAACCCACATGTTACCAGCAACAACAAAGGCACGGGGTGTGAATTTGAGCTCTGGGATTGTGGCGGCGATCCAAA GTTCGAGTCTTGCTGGCCAGCCCTGATGAAGGACTCTCACGGAGTGGTGATCGTCTTCAATGCTGACATCCCAAGTCACCTGAAGGAAATTGAGACGTGGTATTCCTGCTTCGTCCAGCAGCAGTTCTTACAGAATACTCAGTGTCTGTTAATTGCACACCATAAACCAGGCTCCGGAAGTGACAAAGAAAACCCAGCTTTGG caCCACCCTTGAACAAGCTGAAGCTGGTGCACTCGAATCTTGAGGACGACCCAGAAGAGATCAGGATGGAATTCATCAAGTATTTAAGAAGCATAATCAACTCAGTGTCCGAGAACAGAGACCGGGAAGAGATGTCCATTATTACCTGA